One Alistipes sp. ZOR0009 genomic window, AGAAGCTACTGGATACTAAAGTCCGACATACAGCTTGCCAAGGAGTACCAGCTGCTGGTTCGCGATGCCAAGCTCGCCGGTAAGGTTTTTGCCGAGCTGCAAACCATCGGCATCTCGGGCATCTCCATCGAGCGGGTCGATAACAGCAAGCTCTTAGACTATAAGAAGGAGGTGAAGGTTAACGCCATTAAAGCGGCGCAGGATAAGGCAAAGGCGCTCACCGCGGCCATTGGCCAAACCGTTGGCAAGGCAATCTACATTCAGGAGATGGACAACGGCTACTACAACCCCATGGAGGGACGAGCTGCAGGCCTTCAGGTTCGGGGCGTCAACTCCTTAAGCTCGGCTTACGAGGCCTCTGAGCCCGATATCGAGTTCGAAAAGATTAAGCTGGAGTACTCCATTCTGGTTCGCTTCGAGCTGAAGTAGGAGAGGGCTATCATTCATAAAAAAAGAGGGATCTCAAGGTCCCTCTTTTTTTATTTCTTGCCTGCCTATTCGCCTGTTGCGCTAAGGTAGTTCTGGTAAACTTGCTTCCAGTCCACTACATTCCATAGCCTTTTCAGGTAATCGGCACGCTTGTTTTGGTACTTAAGGTAGTAGGCGTGCTCCCACACGTCGATATTGAATATCGGATGCCCTTCGGTAAACGAAACATCCATAAAAGGGGCATCCTGATTGGCGGTTGATACAACCGTCAGCTTGCCGTTGGGCTGTACCAGCAGCCAAGCCCAGCCCGACCCAAAGCGGCTGCTGGCTGCCTTTTCCATTTCCGCCTTAAATAGATCCACGCTTCCAAACTGCGCGGTTAGTATCTTTTGTAGCTCGTTGGGCATTACGCTATTCGAGGCTGGCGTTAGCACATCAAAAAAGAGGTTGTGGTTGTAAACGCCACCTCCGTTGTTGCGTACGGCCATTTGTATCGATTGGGGCAGCGAGTTGATGTTTTTAAGAAGCATGATTAGGGGCATGTTCTTTAAGTCGGCATGCCCTTCCAATGCTTTATTCAGATTTTTTACGTAGGTGGCGTGGTGCGCGGAGTAGTGAATTCGCATGGTGGTAGAGTCGACGAATGGCTCCAAATCGCCGTAGCTATACTTCAGCTTTATTTGTTCGTGCTGTGCGTTGGCAAAAAATCCGCCAAAAATAATAGGAAGTAGTAGTAGAAATTGTTTCATACTGTCAGGTTTTAAGATGTTATAGCGCAATCGGTAGTTCGACGGCATGCTGATCTATCAACCTGAAAAGAGGGTAAATGTTTAAAGGCTTCTTTACAACCTATTTCTTTAGCTTTTTATCTTTTTCGAGGGTAATCGAAGCCACAAGACGGGTGTAGGTGTCCCTGATGCTCTTGTAGTATACGCCAACTTGGTAGGTGTTTTCCGTTTCGCTAAAGTTGCCTTCGGGAGATAGCTCGCCTTGCTCTACGCCCTTTGCATCTCGTACCACATAGCGGTAGCTGTAGTAGCCTTGCTTTAGGGTAAGAGGGGTTTCGTAGCAGCCCGTTTGGCTGTTGTAAATCATTTTCCCCACGTTCGATGTTCCCCAACCTGTTAGCTCGCCTTCAAGGAATACGTCGTACTGATTGCCTAAAAAGTTCGATTTTAGGGAGAATAGAACGCTGTAGTAGTCAGATTCGGTATCCGGATTGGTGGCATTTAAGCCCGCTATTACCATCTTTCCATTATAGTCGATGGCCGAGGAGTAGGGGGTGGAGGCTCGGTCTAAGTCGGGTTGCAGTAGTATAAAATATTCGCCTTGCACCTGGCGCACCGACGACGCGTTGGTCGATAGGTAGTGCACGTCTCGAATATCAAGTGTCCTAAATTCATTTCCTGCTGGATATATATTTCGGTCGGCTCTGCTGTAGTTTATCGTACTAACACCATAGGTAGTAGGGGTTGGCTGCCGGTTGGCGGCGTACTGCTCGTAGTTTTGCGATACGCGGATCTTGAAATCGCCATTGGGGTTTGCCGAGCTGATAAGCGGATATTTTAGCAGCAGGTTTAGCTGTTGCGAGGTTTCGTAGTTCCGATCATTCGGTATGATGATGCTGCCAGCAAGGTTGGCCAAATTCTCAACAATATGAAAGCCGACTTTGAGCAACGGCTCCTGGTTGTCTGGGTTATAAACTACGATCATATAGTTTCCCGACACCTTAGGACTTACATCGTTGTTCGGAAACTGTAGCTTATAGTGTACGTATCTAATCGATGTATTGCTCGAGAAGCCCGTGTTGTATAGGTATTGCTCCTGAAAGCCGGTAAGAAAATCTGCAGCAAAAAGCCCTTCATCTGCCCAGTCTTGGTCGCAATGTATAACCTTGTACATTAGGTTACGAGGTGCTTTGCTATTCAAGTCGTCAAAAGCAATGGTTATCTGGTCGCCAGAGTTAAGGTAGATGGAAGGGTAGGTGAGTATATCGTTGTTGGTGTAGGCTTGCACCGTCTTAATTTCGGGGTCAATAACCTCCACTCTGTTTTGAGCGTGTAATGTGGTATGAAATAGGAAACAAAAAAAGAGGATCGATGTTACTATCAGAAATCTCATAATAAACGAGCTTTATTGCATTAGCGCTGAGCAATGTTATTATTTAAATGCTTTAAAAACAAAAAATAGTTGAAAAAAACTCGAATAAACCGATGGAAAAGGAGAAAAAATGGGTTAACAGGTCATAAATTTATAAACAAATTGCTTCCTTTGTGTTTGCCTTTTCACAAGGGTTGCAGCCTGTTTATGTGAAAGGGCTTACTACTAGACAATAAATTATAATCAAATACACAAGCATGTCAAAAGTTTATAAGATAACTAAAGGTCTTGATATCCGTTTGGTTGGAAAGGCTGAAACAGTTGTCACAAAGGCTCCTTTAGCAGAGGCTTATGCCCTTAAGCCTGCTGATTTTCAGGGATTGACTCCCAAGTTGCTTGTAAAGGTAGGGGATAAGGTAAAGGCGGGTACTCCGTTGTTTTTCGACAAGTACAACCCCAAGGTTGTGTTTGCATCACCTGTAAGTGGGGAGATTGCAGCAATCAACCGTGGGGAGCGTAGGCTACTGCTAGATGTAGTTGTAAAGCCGAGCGAAGAGCAGGAGTATGTTGTTGCTGATACCTCCAATATCCTAGCGCAGAACCGCGAGCAGATAGTGGAGCTACTACTAGCTGCAGGTTGCTGGCCTTTCATAAAGCAACGTCCTTATGGCATTATTGCTAACCCTAGCGTATCGCCAAAGGCTATTTTCATCTCTTGTTTCGACTCTTCGCCTCTAGCTCCCGATTTCGACACGTTGGTACGTGGCGAGGAAGAGGGCTTTTACAAGGGGATTGAGGTGCTCAAGAAGCTGACAGATGGGAAAGTTCACCTAGGGCTTAATGCAAGCTACACTTCGCCTATCTTTGAAAAGGTAGATGGCGTGGAGGTAAACCTATTTCAGGGGCCTCACCCTGCAGGAAATGTTGGTACACAAATCAACCTAGTATCGCCAATTAATAAGGGTGAGGTGGTTTGGACAGTTGATCCTCAGCATGTGGTTGCGATAGGTCGCTTTGCGTTAACCGGCAAGTACGATGTTCAAAAAACTATTGCAGCGGTTGGCTCTGAGGTAAAAAAGCCTCACTACTATAAGATTATTCAAGGTGCTTCTATAAAAAATCTTTTAGAAGGAGGCGTTTCTACCGGTAAGCATTTACGTTACGTAAGCGGAAGTGTGCTTTCTGGTACTCGCATTTCTTCGGAAGGCTTTATTGGGTACTATGACAATATGCTAGCGGTTATTCCCGAGGGCGACCATTTCGAAATGTTCGGTTGGGCTCTGCCCGGGTTGAATAAGTTTAGCTTTTCTCGTTCGTTCTTCTCTTGGTTAATGCCAAATAAGGACTTTGTGATGGACACGAACTATCATGGTGGCGAACGTGCCTTTGTGATGAGCGATGTGTATACCAAAGTTTTCCCATTCGATATCTACCCCGTACACCTATTGAAGGCAATTCTTGCCGAGGATATCGATGCAATGGAGAAGCTCGGAATCTACGAAGTTGTAGAGGAAGACTTTGCCCTTTGCGAGTTTGTTGATCCCTCGAAAATCGAAATTCAGGCAATTGTACGCAAAGGCTTGAATTTGATGATTAAGGAGATGAACTAATCCATTAACCCTTAATTCTTTTTTAAGATGTCATTAAGAAGTTTTATTGATAAAATAAAGCCCAACTTCGAAAAAGGCGGAAAGTTTGAGAAGCTGCGTTCAACGTTTGATGCATTTGAGACTTTCCTCTTTGTTCCGAATAAGGTAACCACTCATGGGAGCCAAATTAGGGATGCGGTGGATTTGAAGCGTATCATGTCTGTGGTGATTTTTGCGCTTATACCGGCTCTCCTTTTTGGAATGTGGAATGTTGGCTACCAGCATGCCCGTGCTATTGGTGAGGCTGAAACTTGGTCGTTTCTAGAGCTATTTGGCTTTGGATTTATCAAGGTAATGCCAATTGTGATTGTATCGTATGGTGTTGGTTTGGGGGTTGAGTTTATTGCCGCCCAGATACGAGGTCACGAGGTAAATGAAGGTTTCCTGGTGTCGGGTATGCTAATTCCGCTCATCATGCCAGTTGATGCTCCGCTTTGGATGGTTGGGGTATCAACCGCATTTGCTGTGATTTTTGGTAAAGAGGTCTTTGGCGGTACTGGAATGAATATTTTTAACCCAGCACTACTGGCGCGCGCTTTTATGTTCTTCGCGTACCCTTCTAAGATTTCTGGCGATTTTGTATGGATTGCAGGGCTTACAGAGGGTAAATCTGCAGGTATTATCGACGGTTTTTCTGGGGCAACTCCACTTGCTGTTGCAAAGGCAAACATGGTAGATAAGCTGCCTAGCTTCTACGATATGTTTATGGGGTACATCCCAGGCTCTATCGGAGAAACATCAACGTTGGCAATTCTCATAGGAGCTGCTATTTTAATTTTTACCGGTGTTGGTAGCTGGAAAATTATTGTTAGCGTTTTTGCTGGAGGTGCTGCCATGGGGCTTATTGCCAATGCACTTGAACTAAACGCTTACATGAGCCTTCCTTTTTACTACCATTTTGTGATGGGGGGATTTGCATTTGGTGCCGTATTTATGGCCACTGATCCTGTAACCGGAACACAAACCGAGCGAGGTAAATGGATTTACGGTTTCCTTATAGGCTTTATGGCGGTGTTAATTCGCGTATTTAACCCTGCATACCCAGAAGGAATGATGCTAGCAATCCTGCTCCTTAATACATTTGCTCCGCTTATTGACTACTTTGTCGTAGAAGGAAACATTAAGCGCAGGTTGAAACGCGCCAAGGTTAAAGCATAACAAATAAGAAAAGCCATGAACAAAGAGAAAAATACGTACATTTTTACCTACTCTGCCATAATGGTTATCCTTGTTGCCATTGCCCTAACCTTAGCAAATATTTTACTAACACCTGCGCAGCAGGCTAATGTGGCAATCGAGCAGCAGTGGCAAATACTGAAGTCGGTAGGTGTAGCACTTGATGCCGACCAGCAGAAAAATAAAAATAAGTACATCGTTGATTCCTACCATAAGTATATAGTAGACGCTTACGCTGTAAATAGTAAGGGCGAAAAACTTGATGGTGTTGATGCCTTTAAGGTTGACCTTAAGGCGGAACAAAAAAAGCCAGAGGCAGAACGAGAGCTCCCAATCTTTATCTTTAAAGGAGATAAGGGAGAAACGAAGGCGATTGTTCCTATTCGAGGTAATGGTCTTTGGGGACCTGTCTGGGGGTATGTTGCTCTCGAATCAGATTTCAACACGATAAGTGGGGCGGTATTCGATCACGAAGGTGAAACGCCAGGCCTTGGTGCTGAAATCAACACGGCTCAATTCCAAGCAATGTTTGCCGGGAAGAAAATCTTCGAAGGAGAGCAGTTTACCTCTGTACGCCTGATAAAGGGAGGTGCAGATAAGAACGATGCTCACGGAGTAGATGCTATTTCAGGGGGAACGCTTACCAGCAACGGTTTGGATGCCGCTCTAAGTAACAGCTTGAGCCCATATCAAGCATTCTTCAAATCTCAAATGAAAAAATAAGCCATGAGCCAAAAAGAATCATTGTTTTCAGCAAAAAACATGAAGCTGCTCACGGGGCCGCTTGATAGAGATAATCCGGTTACCATCCAAATTCTGGGTATTTGTTCGGCATTGGCCGTAACGGCCCAGCTTAAGCCTGCCATTGTAATGGCGCTTTCGGTAACTGTCGTAACAGCCTTCTCCAACCTAATCATATCTCTGATGCGTAACGGTATTCCTAACCGTATTCGTATCATCGTTCAGCTGGTTGTGGTTGCCGCACTAGTAATTTTGGTCGATCAGGTTCTTCGTGCCTACGTTTACGATGTAAGTAAGAAGCTTTCTGTTTTTGTCGGGCTGATCATTACCAACTGTATTATCATGGGGCGTTTGGAAGCTTTTGCCCTAGGTAACAAACCTTGGCCTTCGTTTCTCGATGGTTTAGGGAATGGCTTAGGTTACGGTTTGATACTGGTTGTAATCGCCTTCTTCCGAGAGCTATTTGGTTCGGGAACCCTCTACGGCTTTCGTATAATTCCGGAGTCGCTATATATAGCGAATGGAGGTTTCTACGCCAATAACGGTTTTATGATTCTTCCACCTGCGGCGTTGATTATTGCTGGGTGTATTATATGGTTCCAAAAGAGCCGCAATAAGGATTTACAAGAGAAATAAGATTGAGGTATGGAAAATTTACTTAGTATATTCGTCAAGTCGATCTTTATCGACAACATGATTTTCGCCTTCTTCTTGGGGATGTGCTCCTACCTTGCGGTTTCTAAGACTGTAAAGACGGCGATAGGATTAGGTGTTGCGGTGATCTTTGTAATGATGATTACTGTGCCTGTTGATTTTCTTTTAAATAAGTATGTGCTTGTACCAGGTGCTCTTTCGTGGCTTGGCGCTGATTTTAACAGCGTAGACCTGAGCTACCTGTCGTTTATAATCTTCATTGCAGTTATTGCAGCAATCGTTCAGATAGTGGAGATGGCGGTAGAAAAGTTTTCTCCTGCTCTATATGCCAACTTAGGTATATTTCTTCCGCTGATTGCTGTAAACTGCGCCATCCTTGGAGGTTCGCTATTTATGCAAAAGCGCGAATACAGCACGTTGGGTGAAGCAACCTCTTTTGCGGCTGGTTCTGGTATTGGCTGGTTTCTGGCCATTGTAGCACTTGCAGCTATTCGTGAGAAGATGAAGTACTCTAATGTTCCTGCACCGCTTAAGGGTATCGGTATAACCTTTATCGTAACCGGCTTGATGGGTATTGCATTTATGAGCTTCTTGGGTATTAAGTTATAATTTTAAAAACAGAATGATGATTTTGCTATTTAGTCAAACATCGCTTATCATAACGGCTGTCATCGTTTTCCTATCGTTGATTTTGCTTTTAGTTTGGTTAATACTTTTCTTAAAGCAAAAGCTTACCCCTGGAGGTGCGGTGAAAATTGACATCAACGGTGAAAAGGAGCTAGACGTGGAGTCTGGTTCAACCCTACTTTCTACACTTGGAAGTAACGGCATTTTTCTTCCATCAGCCTGTGGTGGTGGTGGATCCTGCGGTATGTGTAAGTGCCAGATTCTAGAGGGAGGGGGCGAAATATTGCCTACCGAAACCGGTTTCTTTTCTCGTAAGCAGCAGCAGGAAAAGTGGCGTCTAGCCTGCCAGGTGAAGGTGAAGGAGGACATGAAGGTTGAAGTTCCGGAAGAAGTTCTTGGTATTAAAAAGTGGGAGTGCGAGGTGGTGTCTAACCATAACGTAGCCACCTTTATCAAGGAGTTTGTGGTGAAATTGCCAGAAGGAGAAAATCTTAAATTTAAATCTGGAGGATATATTCAGATTGATGTTCCCAAGTTTGATGTAGACTTTTCTGATTTCAACATCGAGAAGGAGTATCACGAAGATTGGGACAACCTTAAGATGTGGGATTTGAAGACAAAGAACACGGAGGAAACCTATCGTGCCTACTCAATGGCTAACCATCCTGCCGAAGGTAATATCGTGATGCTTAACATCCGTATTGCAACTCCGCCATGGGATCGTGCCAAAGGGACATTTATGAACGTCAATCCCGGTATTTGCTCTTCGTATATTTTTTCGCGTAAACCTGGCGATAAGGTTACCGTTTCTGGACCTTACGGAGAGTTTTTCTTGAAGCAAACCAAGAACGAAAAGATGTTTATTGGAGGTGGTGCCGGTATGGCTCCTATGCGATCGCACATTTTCCACCTATTCCATACTGAAAAGCATCAGGAGAAGGCTACCTTCTGGTACGGAGCTCGCTCGCTTCGTGAAGTCTTTTACGAAGATGAGTTTCATGCAATTGAGAAGGAGTTCCCTAACTTCAAGTTCAACCTTGCGTTGTCGGAACCTAAACCAGAAGATAACTGGACGGGTTACACAGGGTTTATCCATCAGGTGATTTTTGAAAATTACTTGAAAACCCACGATGCGCCAGAGGATATCGAATACTACCTATGCGGTCCACCTATGATGAATGCCGCTGTAGAAAAGATGCTATTTGATCTTGG contains:
- a CDS encoding SIMPL domain-containing protein, yielding MKNLLLVLSILISASAFGQVGEKNFIDQNYIEVTAKAEMEVAPDQIFLKIQVDEKNFKGKKLADIEASMLAKLKDLGIDTKKDLSVKDLVSNFRSYWILKSDIQLAKEYQLLVRDAKLAGKVFAELQTIGISGISIERVDNSKLLDYKKEVKVNAIKAAQDKAKALTAAIGQTVGKAIYIQEMDNGYYNPMEGRAAGLQVRGVNSLSSAYEASEPDIEFEKIKLEYSILVRFELK
- a CDS encoding superoxide dismutase; the protein is MKQFLLLLPIIFGGFFANAQHEQIKLKYSYGDLEPFVDSTTMRIHYSAHHATYVKNLNKALEGHADLKNMPLIMLLKNINSLPQSIQMAVRNNGGGVYNHNLFFDVLTPASNSVMPNELQKILTAQFGSVDLFKAEMEKAASSRFGSGWAWLLVQPNGKLTVVSTANQDAPFMDVSFTEGHPIFNIDVWEHAYYLKYQNKRADYLKRLWNVVDWKQVYQNYLSATGE
- a CDS encoding type IX secretion system plug protein domain-containing protein, coding for MRFLIVTSILFFCFLFHTTLHAQNRVEVIDPEIKTVQAYTNNDILTYPSIYLNSGDQITIAFDDLNSKAPRNLMYKVIHCDQDWADEGLFAADFLTGFQEQYLYNTGFSSNTSIRYVHYKLQFPNNDVSPKVSGNYMIVVYNPDNQEPLLKVGFHIVENLANLAGSIIIPNDRNYETSQQLNLLLKYPLISSANPNGDFKIRVSQNYEQYAANRQPTPTTYGVSTINYSRADRNIYPAGNEFRTLDIRDVHYLSTNASSVRQVQGEYFILLQPDLDRASTPYSSAIDYNGKMVIAGLNATNPDTESDYYSVLFSLKSNFLGNQYDVFLEGELTGWGTSNVGKMIYNSQTGCYETPLTLKQGYYSYRYVVRDAKGVEQGELSPEGNFSETENTYQVGVYYKSIRDTYTRLVASITLEKDKKLKK
- a CDS encoding Na(+)-translocating NADH-quinone reductase subunit A, with protein sequence MSKVYKITKGLDIRLVGKAETVVTKAPLAEAYALKPADFQGLTPKLLVKVGDKVKAGTPLFFDKYNPKVVFASPVSGEIAAINRGERRLLLDVVVKPSEEQEYVVADTSNILAQNREQIVELLLAAGCWPFIKQRPYGIIANPSVSPKAIFISCFDSSPLAPDFDTLVRGEEEGFYKGIEVLKKLTDGKVHLGLNASYTSPIFEKVDGVEVNLFQGPHPAGNVGTQINLVSPINKGEVVWTVDPQHVVAIGRFALTGKYDVQKTIAAVGSEVKKPHYYKIIQGASIKNLLEGGVSTGKHLRYVSGSVLSGTRISSEGFIGYYDNMLAVIPEGDHFEMFGWALPGLNKFSFSRSFFSWLMPNKDFVMDTNYHGGERAFVMSDVYTKVFPFDIYPVHLLKAILAEDIDAMEKLGIYEVVEEDFALCEFVDPSKIEIQAIVRKGLNLMIKEMN
- a CDS encoding NADH:ubiquinone reductase (Na(+)-transporting) subunit B, coding for MSLRSFIDKIKPNFEKGGKFEKLRSTFDAFETFLFVPNKVTTHGSQIRDAVDLKRIMSVVIFALIPALLFGMWNVGYQHARAIGEAETWSFLELFGFGFIKVMPIVIVSYGVGLGVEFIAAQIRGHEVNEGFLVSGMLIPLIMPVDAPLWMVGVSTAFAVIFGKEVFGGTGMNIFNPALLARAFMFFAYPSKISGDFVWIAGLTEGKSAGIIDGFSGATPLAVAKANMVDKLPSFYDMFMGYIPGSIGETSTLAILIGAAILIFTGVGSWKIIVSVFAGGAAMGLIANALELNAYMSLPFYYHFVMGGFAFGAVFMATDPVTGTQTERGKWIYGFLIGFMAVLIRVFNPAYPEGMMLAILLLNTFAPLIDYFVVEGNIKRRLKRAKVKA
- the nqrC gene encoding NADH:ubiquinone reductase (Na(+)-transporting) subunit C, with translation MNKEKNTYIFTYSAIMVILVAIALTLANILLTPAQQANVAIEQQWQILKSVGVALDADQQKNKNKYIVDSYHKYIVDAYAVNSKGEKLDGVDAFKVDLKAEQKKPEAERELPIFIFKGDKGETKAIVPIRGNGLWGPVWGYVALESDFNTISGAVFDHEGETPGLGAEINTAQFQAMFAGKKIFEGEQFTSVRLIKGGADKNDAHGVDAISGGTLTSNGLDAALSNSLSPYQAFFKSQMKK
- a CDS encoding NADH:ubiquinone reductase (Na(+)-transporting) subunit D, producing the protein MSQKESLFSAKNMKLLTGPLDRDNPVTIQILGICSALAVTAQLKPAIVMALSVTVVTAFSNLIISLMRNGIPNRIRIIVQLVVVAALVILVDQVLRAYVYDVSKKLSVFVGLIITNCIIMGRLEAFALGNKPWPSFLDGLGNGLGYGLILVVIAFFRELFGSGTLYGFRIIPESLYIANGGFYANNGFMILPPAALIIAGCIIWFQKSRNKDLQEK
- the nqrE gene encoding NADH:ubiquinone reductase (Na(+)-transporting) subunit E → MENLLSIFVKSIFIDNMIFAFFLGMCSYLAVSKTVKTAIGLGVAVIFVMMITVPVDFLLNKYVLVPGALSWLGADFNSVDLSYLSFIIFIAVIAAIVQIVEMAVEKFSPALYANLGIFLPLIAVNCAILGGSLFMQKREYSTLGEATSFAAGSGIGWFLAIVALAAIREKMKYSNVPAPLKGIGITFIVTGLMGIAFMSFLGIKL
- the nqrF gene encoding NADH:ubiquinone reductase (Na(+)-transporting) subunit F, giving the protein MILLFSQTSLIITAVIVFLSLILLLVWLILFLKQKLTPGGAVKIDINGEKELDVESGSTLLSTLGSNGIFLPSACGGGGSCGMCKCQILEGGGEILPTETGFFSRKQQQEKWRLACQVKVKEDMKVEVPEEVLGIKKWECEVVSNHNVATFIKEFVVKLPEGENLKFKSGGYIQIDVPKFDVDFSDFNIEKEYHEDWDNLKMWDLKTKNTEETYRAYSMANHPAEGNIVMLNIRIATPPWDRAKGTFMNVNPGICSSYIFSRKPGDKVTVSGPYGEFFLKQTKNEKMFIGGGAGMAPMRSHIFHLFHTEKHQEKATFWYGARSLREVFYEDEFHAIEKEFPNFKFNLALSEPKPEDNWTGYTGFIHQVIFENYLKTHDAPEDIEYYLCGPPMMNAAVEKMLFDLGVPKENIMFDDFGG